Within the Acinonyx jubatus isolate Ajub_Pintada_27869175 chromosome E4, VMU_Ajub_asm_v1.0, whole genome shotgun sequence genome, the region AGTATCTCATTTTTCCAAAAGAGGAAATGTGTAAGTAGCAGGTGTACGTATGGGACTTGTTTCTACAAAGCCTTCTTTGCAGTCTTGACCTGTGTGGGGACAGGTTCTACTCTTGGAAgcatttttaaaggcaaaagaaaacatttacttgAGGTTTTCTCCACAGAGAGGACATCAGTGGAATTGGGCCCATAGGAGTCTCCTGTTGGTGTTGAACAAACGGTCTCTTCTCCAGGAACAAATACCTTTGTTCATTCATATTTACAGGTTTCTTTTGATGGACACATGGATtaatctctaaaacaaaaaatggggCAGAAGCAGTTTCTTCCCTAATCATGTTCTCTGCTGAAATCAAGGGTCCTAGACTTTTCTGACACGTGGatgtggggcgggggtgggctaTGTCACAGGACAGGGTGCACAGTCCAGACATGGGGTTGTTCCAGCCCCCCCGGCCTTCTGCTGCTCCCTGTGCGTCCACACTTTGAGgaatcttcttgaggattttccTCTCACCTGTTTCAAACAGTTCCAATTGCTGGAAAACAGAGAGAACCTAAGTGTGAATTAACCCTTGGATTTTAGAAATCGTATACATTTTAGCAAACATGATTATTCCATTAGTCAGATTTCCAAATAGATGAGGAGAACCAGTTTTATGCCCATCTGTCCACTATTAAATCTCCTGTTTGCTGAGAATCCCTAACTGCTTCTATCACTTCCTCAGTTCACAAAAGGGCAGCTGAACAGAGAACCGGTGGTCATGATGGTCAGAAGGTCATGGTTGATATCGGACGTAAATGCCTATCTTCACAGCTGCAGCCTCGCcctgtcttttccctttcctcttctggtAGCAAAGagcttagaaaattaaaaaaaaaaaaaaaaaaaaaaaaaaatgcacagaaatgtTGTTTAacaaggagagggaaaaaaacaaaaagtaaaataagacaagGATTAACAACTCACTAGAATTCAAAGTTTGACCATGGTTAGCAGAAAAAGGCTGAATTCATGGAGGGGAAGGGTAGGGGAcatgagagggacagaaaaagcaATTTTGGTGATTTGAATTTAACACTGAGAACTCCTCCTTGGCTCCACCGTTATACGAGGGGTCCCAGAATCACAGCGGGGTTCGGCAGTATGAGTACAATTTGATttgagggcagggaaggagaccTACGTCCCTCTTGCACTTGTACGGCGAGGAGTGAGGTGAAAGATTTCAGTTAGCATTTCCTTTGGAGAAAAAAGCAACTAGGATGGGACCCCTTAGTTACGCTGTAAAAGGAAGAAGACACGTCAAGACGGTTTTAGGGCCTCTGTAAAGGAAGGAATGACCTTCTTCATACTAAACGTgtctagggaaaaaaattaattgacaaTTAGGGAAATGAGAGCAAGAGGGTAAAATGAATTGCTTGCTCCTTCTGTAGGTTTCCCgctgtgcctggctggctgttcTCTCCCAAGGTGTGTGTGCGGGGGGGTGGTACGTGTTAAGTTCACATCCACTAGAGCTGTTAGTCCCCGTCCCCCACTTCCTCTTGAAGCTGCCCTTCTACAGTCAACTCTGAAAATTCCAGACCTCTTGCTCTCAGTCCTCAGACTTTATTCATGGTAGTCTTAGCTatgtgcctttcttttctttctttctttctctcttttttttttttttggtgccgaGATTCAATTTAGAAATATATCCTTCGGACATCAGTGGACAAGCAATTACTGCAATTGCTCCCACCACCCATGTGAAGGTCATTATGAGAATaagataatgttttaaaactcttttgaACTCCTAGGGAGAAGCAGACCTACGCTATCGTTTTTCTGTGCCAAGTGGGCTCCCGAGCAGACCACGCGAAGTCTGGGCGCGGAGGCCCCAGCGCCCGGTGCTCTCCCCGTACCGCCGGCCGGCCCCGGAGGCCAGCGGAAGGGAGCACAGCCGCTCCAAGCGTGTCAGATACACACCCCGGCCCTGACGCTCCCCGGGATTtataaggggaaggaaaaagctgGCTCTTCAGACCAAATTCTTTGCGGACTGAGCAACGTCAGATAGACCACGCTCCTTCAGGCCCAAATAATTTGAACATGACAGCCCTCAGATTCAGTGTTCTGGCAGCTCACTCCTTGTGGGGAGGGCCAGGCCTCAGAGCAGAACACCCACAAAGTAAGCCAGGCAACGGCACTTGGACCCAAAGGAGAGCTGAAGGCCTCTGATCCGTGGTACGGCAGCCCAGGCTTGAGAGTTCTCGAAGGCACAGAAAATCACGGCAAGGGGGAAGGTGTCCGCGGAACACGAACAGGCCTGTCTGTGAAGGTGCGGGGCGTGTGCGTGTGCCTGCGGGTTACCTGGGCTCTCCCCTCCGCGGTCAGTTGCCCTCTGGCGCGCTCTCGGTATCGCATTCTCtgggtccctcccctcctcccggcAGCTCGCTCTCGATCTCCCACAGGACGTCGTCTTCGTCTTCCAGATTGCTGGAGATGTGGCACTTCTTGAAGCCCTGGACGATGGATTCGCTGGAGATGCTGTTCCACGCGACCATGACCCACTCCAGGAAGAGGCCCAGGGGCGGCTTCTTGGCGTTCCCGGTGGGGCTCAGCGCCAGGTTCCCGGCCAGGAGCCAGTTAGAGTACTGGGCCCGGACGCTGTCATTGAGCGGCTTGTAGACCACCACGTCCAGCACCTGCAGCTGCGAGGTCAGGCCTCCGGGGATGATGACCATGTCGGTGTTCATGCTCTCCATGGAGCTCTTCACGGAATCCGTGGCGTGGCCGCGGAAGCCGTTCAGGATCAGCATCCCTCGCTGCTTGGGCGCCGCGCCGGTCCTCCGACGCCACACCACTTCCAACCAGTCCTGCATCAAGTCCTCCGTCATCCACCCGTACCGGTGGCAGCGGATCTCCATCCCGCTGGGGAACTTCCCGGGGGGGATGTACGTGCCCCTCAAGATGATGTACGGGGGCAGCTTCCTCCCGTCTGCCAAGACACCCAGCATTGCCGTGATTTTCAGCTTCTCCCTGCCCGGCGTCTTGACCAAGACGGGCTTCTCGCCCTGGTTGTCCACGGTCACCCGCGAGGGCACCTCTAGACAGATGGGCGTCTCGTCGGCGTTCCCCATCTGCGCCACCTGGTAGTCGTGCGCCCTGCGCAGGGCCAGCACGCTCCGCTGGTAGGTGACGAGCTTCTCCGTCAGGTCTTCGGGCAGCTGCTGGGGCACCGGCACCTTATGCCGCAGGGACAAGTCATACCTCCGCATCATTCTTCGACACCAACCCAAGCTGGCTTTGAACCCCTTCTCCGGAATGTTCATTTCCTGGGCGATCTCGAGGGCTTTCAGCTGCATGGCCTCCCTGGTGATAGGGTCCCCTTTGGCCTGCATGTACCTGACGTACTCGGCCACGCGCTGGTCCACCAGGGCAAAGCGCCCGTTCTTGGGGCCGCGGAACGCCCGCCGCATGGCGTGGGCATTCTGCAGCTGCGGCTTCACTTTGCGCCAGTCCCGAACGTTCTTTTCCAGCACTCCAAACTGCTTGGCAGCCTGGCAGTTGTTGGTGCTCTCAGCATATTCCACCACCATGAGCTTGAACCCCGCGTCGTAACTGCGCCGCATGCCCCTGCTGAACTGAAACTTCCCGGCAATATCGTCCGCCGAGAGGTCGTACCCCGGGAAGCCCATGGCCATGTAGAAGGGGTACCCCTCACTCCACTCGGGCAGCTCCGTGAGGTCCCGAGGCAGGCGGAGGCCAAAGCCGTCCAGGTGCTGTGGCTGAGGAAAGTGGGGGGTGGCGTTCATCGGACCCGCCCAGTCCGGGGGCTTGACGTCAGTCTCTTCATTTTCTAGGAGACAAACAGGGAGGGGCGAACACAACGACAGTAAGAAAAATGCCTTCTGGCCTATTCCGATTTCCTGGGTGAAAACGCTAAGAATACCTTAATCTGAGGTTCACTCAAAGGAGGCCCTTTAGTAACAGATGACGTTCCCCTAAGTCCTATGGATCGCCACACCTACTTCCCACAATACCTGTGTATCGCTACTCCTTCTTTGCAGGTGGAGCTACAGAAGTGAAGTAATACATCAAGGGAGCTGAGCTACAAAGTgccagagctgggacttgaacacaGGTACCAAACTTGGATCACACGATCATTTTGTGGGCCACGCTTTGGTCAAAACGGTTTTTGTGGGCACGAGAAGCCAAATGTAACCCATACAGTAGGTACAGAATTTAGATGCACTGCTAAAGGGATGGCCTGACTCACGTCCCTTACGCCAAGAAAATCTATAGCAAAAGCATACTTCGTCCCCTCACACCAATGTCAGAACTTCTATATTTACAAAGTGGTCGCGGAAACTGAACAGGACTTGGGAAGATAGCGTGTCTCACCCAAACTAAGATGCCATCAGTTGCAAGATACaccatgggaaaagaaaaaaaaaaatgccatcaatTTTAAGAGGAGTTctcaatttcagagatgttaatgTGGTGGGCGGGGGGGAAACATGTCttagaatcaatgaaatatgGCATTTCACACTCTTCCCTATAGAGAGAAGGTGAATAAAATCACTGGCTGCTTAGAAGCTGTTTTTGGCCAACTGTTATCCTAACTATGTTGTTGATAAAGGGCCATGTGCTTCTCAGACGTACCTACTCACACATGTACTACAGCTGCTCTTGCTTTTTCCATCCAAGAAGAGATGGACAAGAAACCAGGGTAAATCGCCCCGGCCACGTGCTTTGTCGCATTATTTTCCTTAGTCTTCAAACGTATATGGTGCGCTACTGAGGTGGCCTCCTTCACCCAGCATGTGCACAGGACCAAACGCCATACAAACTTCAATTTACTTCATGCGCGTACAAGGTTGCACATTGAGACTTATTACCCACTGCTGATggaggaagaaatggaggctcagagaggtgaatgAAGtggcctaaagtcacacagcactAGAAAGATTTTGAACATCCAAAGCCCATCATCTTCCTGCCTCATAACCTTGCCTCAACTCTTAAACACCCCACACGAGGTACATGGAAACTTAAAGTCCAGGTTCACAATGCTCCCACTGGATGTATGCTGGGGTGATTTCATTGTAGTACCTGCCAAGGTTCCTCCTTGGAGCTGCCATTCATCAGAATTCTGAGACTCCTCGTCACCTTCCAACCGAGTGATCATGTCTGGCTTAGGGAATGGGAATTCTGtttataggaaataaaacaggTAATAGCTGTGTGTTCCTGCCTTGGAGCCCTGCCAAAATCAGTACTTTATGCTACTTAAGgaatccctcccccaccctgacaCACAACACACACTCTCTCCATGTGGGGGTTTACAAAAGTCAGGGGGAAAGGGCTGAGGGGTAACGAAAGAAAAAACATGATAGGAAAGAAGTCTGTCCAAGGGAATTTTGGGATCTCGGCTAATGAGGGCTGGTgctagcaacaacaaaaacaacttcaTTTAGCAGGATGCAGTCCCTGACCTATTGAACCTTCTGGTACCTAGATGAGAAACTAGGAAATCCCTCCAGCTGGTTACATTCTAATGATACGGATCATCAATGCCAGGAGGGGAACGAGGATTCTTTGGGGCTGAGTTCCCAAGCGTCTGAGGCTGACGGGGTAACAATGAAGTCTGCCTTCCCTCCTGAGGAACATATGAAACACAGGCCCAGGTCTGTGGTGACATTTCTTAggttaggtctttttttttttttttttacacgaaTGCCTAGGTCGAGTGAGGATGGTTCTGAGAGCTGGCGCAAGTTGCTGAGTAGAAGGACACAATATTTATATCCTGCCGAAGtcaaaaacaggaaatcaaatgGGCACAGGCATTGAGGGGACAGAGTCCAAGTTCAGGAGAAAGGGATGTTGGATACACCAGAGAAGAGACATGGAAACAATTCTCTGGGCTCAGAGCTTccaggagacaaagaaaaaacaaagctttaCCCAGGGACAGGACAGTTTCATAATTCATCCTCATGACTTCCCGGTAGAGGGCCTTTTGTTGCTCCGTCAAAACTTCCCACTCCTCATCGGAAAAATATATGGCCACCTCATCGAATAGGGCCGGCACCTGGAACAGGGAACAACTAATAGGCATAAGCAGACACAGACTCACACACCTTCGTCTCACAGGGGAGGGGCTCTGACCGGGGGACACGGTCCATCCACACTCACTAGGCGAGTGGAGGCAAAACAAGGACACAGCACAGGTCCCGCACGCCCTGCTTAGGGTCGCTTACCGCCTCGGTTCACAGAGGAGGAGAGCAGCACCCTGAGAAGAAAACTCCCCAGCAGTGATCACCAGATCGGGACACACGCTGCAGGGCCAGCCGATCTGGGCTCAGCCCCGGCTCCAGATTCAGGAGCAACTGCCCCCAAGTAAACACCCTGAGGCAGTTCCCCCACCAAAATACACACACCCagccaccccctgccctcccccaagtCACAGATCCCTGGCccggcatgggggtggggggcagctccTGGGCACCGTTCTCCATTTCCTGGGGTACCAGCTCTAGCATTTGACTCAGAACCCAAAGCCCAGGGAGGAGCCAGTGAGAGAGGGGGCCTCATCCTGCCTTTTCCAATCTGCAAGAGCAAGAGTAGGAGGACAGAAGAGCTAATTAGAGCTTAAATTTATGTAATGAAACAGCAGAGCAAACTAGTTTGCTTTGATGCCTAGACCTTCGGCCAAGGACAAAGGcagctctccttccctctccccactgaccccgctcccccacccctgtgggaggggccggGCCGCCCAAACCAACCTCCTCTTGTTTACTCGACTCTGCTCTTCTTTTTGCCATGTCGTTTCTTTCAGTCATGAAAAATCCCACTCTGAAGTTCATCATATTCGGTGGTAAGAAATCACTGGGCCGGGGTTTCAGGGTTACTGCTTTCAAAGCTATTCCCCAAGGCCGAATCCAGAGCCTGGGTGATCATGAGACTGTTTTTTCACCAGCTTAGGAAATTAGCATCTGCACAGTGTGTAGCTTCTTCAGGTGTCCAGCCATCAGTCACCTGGACACACTGGACTTTCTCCTTATTCGCCAAGTCCATGTCCTCCCTTCCCACTCACAGCACTCTACAAGTACAGAGTACTTCCCAGGAAAGGCTGTGTCTGCTTCATCTGTTTTCCCCAACAACCTCATTTCACCAAGGAGGAAACGGGCTCGGAGAGGCCTTGTTGCTACTGGAAGTCACACAGCCAACAAATGGCAGGGTTGAGATGTGGACCTAGCACTGTCTGAGTTCAAGGCTCTAGCTCCTACAAAGAGCAAAGTGGCCTCCCTGGCGACCAGCCCTTCACTCTCCCCTACCTCCGTGCTCAG harbors:
- the POGK gene encoding pogo transposable element with KRAB domain isoform X1 yields the protein MAPQICRKSGSAQKVVGLWIRPWGIALKAVTLKPRPSDFLPPNMMNFRVGFFMTERNDMAKRRAESSKQEEVPALFDEVAIYFSDEEWEVLTEQQKALYREVMRMNYETVLSLEFPFPKPDMITRLEGDEESQNSDEWQLQGGTLAENEETDVKPPDWAGPMNATPHFPQPQHLDGFGLRLPRDLTELPEWSEGYPFYMAMGFPGYDLSADDIAGKFQFSRGMRRSYDAGFKLMVVEYAESTNNCQAAKQFGVLEKNVRDWRKVKPQLQNAHAMRRAFRGPKNGRFALVDQRVAEYVRYMQAKGDPITREAMQLKALEIAQEMNIPEKGFKASLGWCRRMMRRYDLSLRHKVPVPQQLPEDLTEKLVTYQRSVLALRRAHDYQVAQMGNADETPICLEVPSRVTVDNQGEKPVLVKTPGREKLKITAMLGVLADGRKLPPYIILRGTYIPPGKFPSGMEIRCHRYGWMTEDLMQDWLEVVWRRRTGAAPKQRGMLILNGFRGHATDSVKSSMESMNTDMVIIPGGLTSQLQVLDVVVYKPLNDSVRAQYSNWLLAGNLALSPTGNAKKPPLGLFLEWVMVAWNSISSESIVQGFKKCHISSNLEDEDDVLWEIESELPGGGEGPRECDTESAPEGN
- the POGK gene encoding pogo transposable element with KRAB domain isoform X4; the encoded protein is MAPQICRKSGSAQKVVGCSLFQVPALFDEVAIYFSDEEWEVLTEQQKALYREVMRMNYETVLSLEFPFPKPDMITRLEGDEESQNSDEWQLQGGTLAENEETDVKPPDWAGPMNATPHFPQPQHLDGFGLRLPRDLTELPEWSEGYPFYMAMGFPGYDLSADDIAGKFQFSRGMRRSYDAGFKLMVVEYAESTNNCQAAKQFGVLEKNVRDWRKVKPQLQNAHAMRRAFRGPKNGRFALVDQRVAEYVRYMQAKGDPITREAMQLKALEIAQEMNIPEKGFKASLGWCRRMMRRYDLSLRHKVPVPQQLPEDLTEKLVTYQRSVLALRRAHDYQVAQMGNADETPICLEVPSRVTVDNQGEKPVLVKTPGREKLKITAMLGVLADGRKLPPYIILRGTYIPPGKFPSGMEIRCHRYGWMTEDLMQDWLEVVWRRRTGAAPKQRGMLILNGFRGHATDSVKSSMESMNTDMVIIPGGLTSQLQVLDVVVYKPLNDSVRAQYSNWLLAGNLALSPTGNAKKPPLGLFLEWVMVAWNSISSESIVQGFKKCHISSNLEDEDDVLWEIESELPGGGEGPRECDTESAPEGN
- the POGK gene encoding pogo transposable element with KRAB domain isoform X3 produces the protein MDSTAYALNLTLKEEEEEEEIQSRELEDGPTDMQKVRICSEGGWVPALFDEVAIYFSDEEWEVLTEQQKALYREVMRMNYETVLSLEFPFPKPDMITRLEGDEESQNSDEWQLQGGTLAENEETDVKPPDWAGPMNATPHFPQPQHLDGFGLRLPRDLTELPEWSEGYPFYMAMGFPGYDLSADDIAGKFQFSRGMRRSYDAGFKLMVVEYAESTNNCQAAKQFGVLEKNVRDWRKVKPQLQNAHAMRRAFRGPKNGRFALVDQRVAEYVRYMQAKGDPITREAMQLKALEIAQEMNIPEKGFKASLGWCRRMMRRYDLSLRHKVPVPQQLPEDLTEKLVTYQRSVLALRRAHDYQVAQMGNADETPICLEVPSRVTVDNQGEKPVLVKTPGREKLKITAMLGVLADGRKLPPYIILRGTYIPPGKFPSGMEIRCHRYGWMTEDLMQDWLEVVWRRRTGAAPKQRGMLILNGFRGHATDSVKSSMESMNTDMVIIPGGLTSQLQVLDVVVYKPLNDSVRAQYSNWLLAGNLALSPTGNAKKPPLGLFLEWVMVAWNSISSESIVQGFKKCHISSNLEDEDDVLWEIESELPGGGEGPRECDTESAPEGN
- the POGK gene encoding pogo transposable element with KRAB domain isoform X2; protein product: MFTHQPVLPLGLYRTSLVSSTEMDSTAYALNLTLKEEEEEEEIQSRELEDGPTDMQKVRICSEGGWVPALFDEVAIYFSDEEWEVLTEQQKALYREVMRMNYETVLSLEFPFPKPDMITRLEGDEESQNSDEWQLQGGTLAENEETDVKPPDWAGPMNATPHFPQPQHLDGFGLRLPRDLTELPEWSEGYPFYMAMGFPGYDLSADDIAGKFQFSRGMRRSYDAGFKLMVVEYAESTNNCQAAKQFGVLEKNVRDWRKVKPQLQNAHAMRRAFRGPKNGRFALVDQRVAEYVRYMQAKGDPITREAMQLKALEIAQEMNIPEKGFKASLGWCRRMMRRYDLSLRHKVPVPQQLPEDLTEKLVTYQRSVLALRRAHDYQVAQMGNADETPICLEVPSRVTVDNQGEKPVLVKTPGREKLKITAMLGVLADGRKLPPYIILRGTYIPPGKFPSGMEIRCHRYGWMTEDLMQDWLEVVWRRRTGAAPKQRGMLILNGFRGHATDSVKSSMESMNTDMVIIPGGLTSQLQVLDVVVYKPLNDSVRAQYSNWLLAGNLALSPTGNAKKPPLGLFLEWVMVAWNSISSESIVQGFKKCHISSNLEDEDDVLWEIESELPGGGEGPRECDTESAPEGN